The following proteins come from a genomic window of Anaerobutyricum hallii:
- a CDS encoding prepilin-type N-terminal cleavage/methylation domain-containing protein: MIKKKYKQRKMILSEIYNTKNRGFTLVELIIVVAIMGVLIAILAPAYARHVEKSRETVDIANVRSAYEEIMAEVMDEDASNIVKVVKLKQKRNDWQAFDPVVIAGKTHYKSQGDTDNWKGIPVANGECEVSYNASTGIFFDWKGAGKDTSDTTIDFNGNLHGVLNRTGILSELTNQSIKRFEIDSKCSDSNMVNKVNKEIKAEGNSLLQYGTWAYLGSPSKDSSRYLFWTSVDTDQVGAGKKIPVIVSKADGGFYISETTTAYRNPKDKKNYVAIADHIYNDYGFQTYTKGEKYGTLKEAYEAYSKLFKEGKYAEYKDTLPK; the protein is encoded by the coding sequence GTGATAAAGAAAAAATATAAACAGAGGAAGATGATTCTTAGTGAAATCTATAATACTAAAAACAGAGGTTTTACTCTGGTAGAACTTATAATCGTAGTTGCCATTATGGGTGTTCTTATTGCAATCTTAGCCCCTGCTTATGCCAGACATGTAGAAAAAAGCCGCGAGACGGTTGACATTGCTAATGTTCGTTCAGCATATGAAGAAATTATGGCTGAAGTGATGGATGAAGATGCATCGAATATAGTTAAGGTAGTAAAATTAAAACAGAAGAGAAATGACTGGCAGGCATTTGATCCTGTTGTTATTGCAGGGAAAACGCATTACAAAAGTCAGGGAGATACCGATAACTGGAAGGGGATTCCTGTTGCAAACGGGGAATGTGAGGTGTCTTATAATGCATCCACGGGTATTTTTTTTGATTGGAAAGGAGCAGGAAAAGATACCTCTGATACAACAATAGATTTTAACGGAAATCTGCATGGAGTACTTAATAGAACAGGGATATTATCGGAATTAACAAATCAGTCAATCAAACGTTTTGAGATAGATTCAAAATGCTCTGATTCAAATATGGTTAATAAAGTAAATAAAGAGATTAAAGCAGAGGGCAACAGTCTGCTGCAATATGGTACATGGGCTTATCTTGGAAGTCCATCGAAAGATTCAAGCAGATATTTGTTTTGGACATCTGTTGATACGGATCAGGTTGGGGCAGGAAAGAAAATACCAGTTATTGTCAGTAAAGCAGATGGTGGTTTTTATATATCTGAAACGACAACAGCTTATAGAAATCCTAAAGACAAGAAGAATTATGTTGCAATTGCAGATCATATTTATAATGATTATGGTTTTCAAACATATACAAAAGGTGAAAAATACGGCACGTTAAAGGAAGCTTATGAAGCGTATTCGAAGCTTTTTAAAGAGGGGAAATACGCAGAGTATAAAGATACTCTGCCTAAATAG
- a CDS encoding diguanylate cyclase domain-containing protein: MKGKKVEMICIVAVLLLSFFLTERLYQAETGTFCSLNSGWYEIKDGKKIHIELPCYVMTGTDGKIVLYNDTLSEKDQGNFISAKGVQDHLEIRLGDRILYRYKEDKFQKNKQMKGKIWADVCLPEETGEKTLSFTFEGKKNSSLYVQAPLIGSFLDIVKSHLWESIFSILMIIGMLGMGIVSVIVFLYTRHRRIIEKRFLNVAFFLILCSLWSILDSGIYQMYGKQNAVGTQLSFYVFMLMSIPILHFVRNTVSEGVRWVPKIWIFLLYGDAVLQGVINYLFGIPFVCMLYITHIILFTGVAAMILLLWREYQKKQTHELNLCLKAFAVLGIGGIIAIILYRVFSIYWYVVIFQFGILLYISFLFGGLLCKVSNEIQFHLEQTVFERMSVEDRMTGLKNRKAFEKCMEEVQEDAILLKNALLLFIHIDGLKKINDMNGMQMGDEAVIRTARSIQAAGKSLEPNAESFRIDGNEFAVVVTNPQKMPEEWARIIISEVKKENGSRYRVRLKIGYSYLRSKDGALNSVSDWKMQADTMLRFNTGKLVEDMYDL, encoded by the coding sequence ATGAAAGGGAAGAAAGTAGAAATGATATGTATAGTTGCTGTGTTGCTATTGTCATTTTTTTTGACGGAAAGATTATATCAGGCAGAAACAGGTACATTTTGTTCTCTTAACAGTGGGTGGTATGAGATAAAAGATGGGAAGAAAATTCATATTGAATTACCTTGTTATGTTATGACAGGTACAGACGGAAAGATTGTTCTATATAATGATACACTATCAGAAAAAGACCAAGGAAATTTTATCTCAGCTAAAGGAGTACAGGATCATCTGGAAATACGGTTGGGAGATCGCATTCTGTATCGTTATAAAGAAGACAAATTTCAGAAAAATAAACAAATGAAAGGAAAGATATGGGCCGATGTCTGCTTGCCAGAGGAAACGGGAGAGAAAACACTCAGTTTTACGTTTGAGGGAAAAAAAAATAGTTCGCTGTATGTACAGGCTCCGCTCATAGGAAGTTTTCTGGATATTGTTAAAAGTCATTTGTGGGAATCTATTTTTTCAATTTTGATGATTATAGGTATGTTAGGGATGGGAATTGTTTCAGTAATCGTATTTTTATATACCAGACATCGTCGGATTATAGAGAAACGTTTTCTTAATGTGGCATTCTTTTTGATTCTATGTAGTTTATGGAGTATACTGGATTCAGGAATTTATCAGATGTATGGAAAACAGAATGCGGTAGGAACACAACTATCTTTTTATGTATTTATGCTTATGTCAATTCCAATCTTACATTTCGTACGAAACACAGTAAGCGAGGGTGTTCGATGGGTTCCGAAAATATGGATTTTTCTTTTATATGGGGATGCTGTTTTACAGGGAGTTATAAACTATTTGTTTGGAATTCCGTTTGTATGCATGCTATATATAACGCACATTATATTATTTACAGGGGTTGCAGCGATGATTCTTTTATTATGGAGAGAGTATCAAAAAAAGCAAACCCATGAGTTGAATCTTTGTCTGAAAGCATTTGCTGTATTAGGTATTGGTGGAATAATCGCAATTATCTTGTATCGGGTATTTTCTATTTATTGGTACGTTGTAATTTTTCAGTTTGGCATTCTTCTTTATATTTCATTTTTGTTTGGAGGATTGCTTTGTAAAGTATCGAATGAGATTCAGTTCCACTTAGAACAGACAGTATTTGAAAGAATGTCTGTGGAAGATCGTATGACAGGTCTGAAAAATCGGAAAGCTTTTGAGAAATGTATGGAAGAAGTGCAGGAAGATGCCATATTACTTAAGAATGCCTTGCTTTTATTTATACATATTGATGGATTGAAAAAGATTAATGATATGAATGGAATGCAGATGGGGGATGAAGCGGTTATTCGGACAGCGCGAAGTATTCAGGCAGCAGGAAAGAGTTTAGAACCGAATGCAGAAAGTTTTCGTATTGATGGTAATGAGTTTGCAGTAGTTGTAACGAATCCGCAGAAGATGCCAGAAGAATGGGCGAGAATTATAATAAGTGAAGTGAAAAAAGAAAATGGCAGCCGATACCGTGTTCGGTTAAAAATTGGATATAGTTATCTGAGGAGCAAGGACGGAGCACTTAATTCTGTAAGTGATTGGAAGATGCAGGCAGATACAATGTTACGTTTCAATACAGGAAAATTGGTGGAGGATATGTATGATTTATAA